In Parasegetibacter sp. NRK P23, a single genomic region encodes these proteins:
- a CDS encoding glycoside hydrolase family 28 protein, translating to MIKKILAVGLFFNGMFSGIFAQAYSWEKLPVAQLPSFKKDTINIKTFGAKNDGVTLNTKSINSAIAAISKKGGGVVVVPEGIWLTGPVEMQSNVNLHLKAGSMLLFTKDFDQYPLVEGFYEGRRAARNQSPVYGTNLTNIAITGKGVVDGNGDVWRMVGRDRLTASEWKKKVASGGMVSADEKLWYPSAKTKKAHEEKRSMLLEPGKSLTDFEDIKDYLRPNLIVFINCNRVLLEGVTFQNSPAWNLHPIMCSNITLKNVTVKNPEYAQNGDGIDLESCKNFLLEDCTFDVGDDAICIKSGKDEEGRKRGMPTENGVVRNCIVYKGHGGFVVGSEMSGGARNIFVENCLFMGTDKGLRFKTTRGRGGVVEHIYARNIFMKDIVQEAIFFDMYYFVKSPTDGERKVTPEVNEGTPVFRKVFMENIVCEGANKGIFIRGLPEMNVQDIHMKKMTLTSKIGAEIIEGTGIYMKNITLNSTVKTPVVLVENSHEVWVKSLEHPATDSLFELKGTPAAELKIQKN from the coding sequence ATGATAAAGAAAATCCTCGCCGTAGGCTTGTTTTTTAACGGTATGTTCTCCGGTATTTTCGCACAGGCTTATTCCTGGGAAAAACTTCCCGTTGCGCAACTGCCCTCTTTTAAAAAGGATACTATCAATATAAAAACCTTCGGTGCAAAGAACGATGGAGTTACACTCAATACCAAAAGCATCAATAGCGCAATCGCAGCCATATCAAAAAAAGGTGGTGGCGTAGTGGTGGTGCCCGAGGGCATCTGGCTCACCGGGCCGGTTGAAATGCAAAGCAATGTGAACCTTCACCTGAAGGCAGGATCCATGTTGCTTTTTACGAAGGACTTCGATCAATACCCCTTAGTGGAGGGATTTTATGAGGGAAGAAGGGCTGCCAGGAACCAGTCGCCTGTGTATGGCACCAATCTTACCAACATTGCCATTACCGGGAAAGGTGTGGTGGATGGCAACGGCGATGTATGGCGCATGGTCGGCCGCGACAGGCTCACGGCATCTGAATGGAAAAAGAAAGTTGCCTCCGGAGGAATGGTGAGCGCGGATGAAAAGCTCTGGTATCCTTCCGCCAAAACAAAAAAAGCCCATGAAGAAAAGCGCAGTATGCTATTGGAACCGGGAAAATCCCTGACGGATTTCGAGGACATTAAAGATTATCTCCGGCCCAACCTGATAGTATTCATCAACTGCAACCGTGTTTTACTGGAAGGCGTAACGTTTCAGAACTCCCCCGCCTGGAACCTTCACCCCATCATGTGCAGTAACATTACACTGAAAAACGTGACCGTTAAAAACCCGGAATACGCGCAGAACGGGGACGGGATAGACCTTGAATCCTGTAAGAACTTCCTTTTGGAAGATTGCACCTTTGATGTTGGTGATGATGCCATCTGCATCAAATCAGGAAAAGATGAGGAAGGCAGAAAGCGCGGTATGCCCACAGAGAACGGTGTGGTGAGGAACTGCATTGTGTACAAAGGTCACGGCGGTTTCGTGGTAGGCAGCGAAATGAGTGGCGGGGCAAGAAATATTTTCGTGGAGAATTGCCTATTCATGGGCACCGATAAAGGCCTTCGCTTCAAAACCACCCGCGGACGCGGTGGTGTGGTGGAACACATTTATGCGAGGAACATTTTTATGAAGGATATCGTTCAGGAAGCGATATTCTTCGATATGTACTATTTCGTGAAATCACCAACCGACGGGGAAAGAAAGGTTACGCCGGAAGTGAATGAAGGAACACCGGTTTTCCGGAAGGTGTTTATGGAAAATATTGTTTGCGAAGGGGCCAACAAAGGCATCTTCATCCGGGGATTACCCGAAATGAATGTACAGGATATCCACATGAAGAAGATGACCCTCACTTCTAAGATCGGGGCCGAAATTATTGAAGGGACGGGCATTTATATGAAAAATATTACACTTAACAGTACCGTGAAAACACCGGTTGTATTGGTGGAGAACAGCCATGAAGTATGGGTGAAATCCTTGGAACATCCGGCTACAGATTCGCTTTTTGAGTTGAAAGGCACACCCGCCGCTGAATTAAAAATCCAAAAGAACTGA